In Deltaproteobacteria bacterium, a single genomic region encodes these proteins:
- a CDS encoding SDR family NAD(P)-dependent oxidoreductase, translating to MTKPVCLVVGAGAGIGGTTAKRFACEGYHACLARRTDREGLDRLVGEIEAEGGSATGFI from the coding sequence ATGACGAAACCCGTTTGTCTCGTGGTCGGCGCCGGTGCCGGCATCGGCGGCACCACGGCGAAGCGCTTTGCCTGCGAGGGCTACCACGCCTGCCTGGCCCGACGGACCGACAGGGAAGGCCTCGATCGACTGGTCGGCGAAATCGAAGCCGAGGGCGGCTCGGCGACAGGATTCATC